The Vanessa atalanta chromosome 24, ilVanAtal1.2, whole genome shotgun sequence genome has a segment encoding these proteins:
- the LOC125073449 gene encoding plasminogen receptor (KT), translating to MGNYISINLEDHYRRNEKFLQNLNEIAMERQIQLKNQMAERQRAMDLAKSRDLCLWYSVFYVSATAGLFTGFRRTKRAYFLFPLLPLTFVNLYYWDLAYGNKMHRLRMEAEHIMAHESDLLEVPCGLPTPSSIDQRRLDQEERSKIHPPLP from the exons ATGGGAAATTATATTTCGATCAATTTAGAAGATCATTATAGAAGAAATGAAAAGtttcttcaaaatttaaatgaaattgca ATGGAAAGGCAAATTCAATTGAAGAATCAAATGGCTGAGAGACAGAGGGCTATGGACTTGGCCAAAAGTCGAGATTTATGCCTTTGGTACTCAGTATTTTATGTATCTGCTACGGCTGGCTTATTTACtgg GTTTAGGAGAACAAAAAGGGCTTATTTCTTATTTCCTCTTCTGCCTCTTACATTTGTCAATCTTTACTATTGGGATCTTGCATATGGGAATAAAATGCATCGTCTTAGAA TGGAAGCTGAGCACATAATGGCACATGAATCAGATTTGTTAGAAGTGCCCTGTGGTCTGCCGACGCCGTCCTCTATCGACCAACGTCGTTTGGATCAGGAAGAGAGGAGCAAGATTCATCCTCCCCTCCCATAA
- the LOC125073284 gene encoding glucose-6-phosphate isomerase, with amino-acid sequence MSIGHSLSTLLIRQCRHTITAKTRKVTYLKMEPKINLKQDPAFTKLQEFYNANSDKINIQQLFQQDPDRFNKFSLRIPTPNDGDILLDYSKNRVDATTLGLLFQLAKSRGVEQARDAMFSGQKINFTEDRAVLHVALRNRQNRPILVNGKDVTPDVNAVLAHMKEFSGQVISGNWKGYTGKPITDVINIGIGGSDLGPLMVTEALKPYANHLKVHFVSNIDGTHIAEVLKRLNPETALFIIASKTFTTQETITNATTAKNWFLEVAKDPSAVSKHFVALSTNGDKVSAFGIDPKNMFGFWDWVGGRYSLWSAIGLSISLHVGFDNFEKLLEGASFMDNHFTTAPLEKNAPVILALLGVWYSNFYGAETHALLPYDQYLHRFAAYFQQGDMESNGKYVTRGGDQVQYNTGPIVWGEPGTNGQHAFYQLIHQGTRLIPCDFIAPAQTHNPVSGGVHHKILLANFLAQTEALMKGKTSDEAKEELEKSGMAPEAISKILPHKVFKGNRPTNSIVVKKVTPFTLGALIAMYEHKIFTQGVIWDINSFDQWGVELGKQLAKAIEPELQDSKPVTSHDGSTNGLINFLKENFA; translated from the exons ATGTCAATTGGACATTCGTTATCAACCTTGTTGATACGGCAGTGTCGGCATACTATTACAGCGAAAACTCGTAaagtaacttatttaaaaatggaacctaaaataaatttaaaacaagatcCAGCTTTTACAAAACTTCAAGAGTTCTACAATGCTAATTCCGACAAAATTAACATCCAACAATTATTTCAACAAGACCCAGACCGCTTTAATAAGTTCAG TCTACGGATTCCAACTCCCAATGACGGGGACATCCTGCTAGACTACTCTAAGAACAGGGTGGATGCTACTACCCTCGGATTATTGTTCCAGCTTGCCAAGAGTCGTGGTGTAGAACAAGCTAGGGATGCTATGTTTTCAG GTCAAAAGATCAACTTCACAGAAGACCGGGCTGTGTTACATGTTGCATTACGTAACAGACAAAATAGGCCTATCCTAGTCAATGGGAAGGATGTCACACCAGACGTAAATGCAGTACTGGCCCACATGAAGGAGTTCTCAGGACAAGTTATCAGTGGCAACTGGAAGGG gtacACAGGTAAACCAATCACAGATGTGATCAACATTGGCATCGGAGGTTCAGATCTCGGCCCCCTCATGGTCACAGAGGCGCTGAAACCTTACGCTAATCATCTTAAG GTTCACTTTGTATCCAACATCGATGGAACCCACATCGCTGAGGTGCTCAAGCGGTTGAACCCAGAAACAGCTTTATTCATCATTGCTTCGAAGACTTTCACAACCCAGGAGACCATCACCAACGCGACCACAGCCAAGAATTGGTTCCTTGAAGTCGCTAAAGAT CCGTCTGCAGTATCAAAACATTTCGTGGCGTTATCGACTAACGGAGATAAAGTGTCAGCGTTCGGCATCGACCCCAAGAACATGTTCGGATTCTGGGATTGGGTGGGAGGCAG gTACTCACTCTGGTCTGCCATCGGCCTGTCCATATCTCTCCACGTGGGTTTCGATAACTTCGAAAAGCTGCTAGAAGGCGCCAGCTTCATGGATAACCATTTCACGACCGCTCCCTTGGAGAAAAAC GCTCCAGTGATCCTGGCACTGTTGGGTGTGTGGTACAGCAATTTCTACGGAGCTGAGACCCACGCTCTTCTACCATACGACCAGTATTTACAcag ATTCGCAGCATATTTCCAACAAGGAGACATGGAGAGTAACGGTAAATACGTGACGCGGGGCGGTGATCAAGTCCAGTACAACACTGGCCCCATCGTGTGGGGCGAGCCCGGGACCAATGGACAACACGCCTTCTACCAGCTCATTCATCAGGGTACTAG ATTGATCCCGTGCGATTTCATTGCGCCTGCGCAGACACACAACCCGGTGTCAGGTGGTGTGCACCACAAGATCCTGCTCGCCAACTTCCTGGCTCAAACCGAGGCGCTCATGAAGGGGAAAACTTCGGACGAA gcTAAAGAGGAATTAGAAAAGTCCGGTATGGCACCAGAAGCGATTTCAAAGATCCTGCCACACAAGGTGTTCAAAGGCAATCGCCCCACTAACTCCATTGTTGTGAAAAAAGTTACCCCCTTCACCCTCGGAGCACTTATTG cTATGTATGAACACAAGATTTTCACCCAAGGAGTAATCTGGGACATCAACTCCTTCGATCAGTGGGGAGTGGAGCTCGGGAAACAACTCGCTAAAGCCATAGAGCCTGAACTTCAGGACTCGAAGCCTGTTACCTCTCATGATGGTTCCACTAACGGTCTCATTAACTTCTTGAAGGAGAATTTTgcttaa
- the LOC125073458 gene encoding mitogen-activated protein kinase 15 yields the protein MSQIQANAKRDEKKKDVQNKVSKKSPEKNMSEIDEHILKRFDIKKRLGKGAYGIVWKAIDRKTKDVVAIKKIFDAFRNQTDAQRTFREIIFLQSFRNHPNIVKLHSIHRALNNRDIYLGFEYMETDLHNVIKRGNILKDIHRRYIMYQMLKATKYIHSGNVIHRDQKPSNVLIDSACRVKLADFGLARSVSSMYSGGEDGADPCLTDYVATRWYRAPEILIASKNYTKGIDMWSLGCILGEMLTGKPLFPGTSTVNQIERIMAALPRPSSEDIGVVCSGYGSSLIKELASANSRSASLTAQLSCAPKDASELVQQLLVFNPAKRLSAERALHHEYVSKFHREKDELILPSDVLLPLRDDKQMSVDDYRNKLYSIMAKGFQHCNEQPRKTYSSKSQIIATSTKSRSFQETSDVSKSYTKSKLSVSADQKLRPKPKPTDRPLKEFRSDQTIGKPLKATKYFETRGHEWLDNSHGDYFQVARSNPSDIFSGEKKNLQQRRNSTSFSTITIGDGCYGNQKHGVITASALMDLRTSIR from the exons ATGAGTCAAATTCAGGCAAATGCAAAACGCGACGAGAAAAAGAAGGATGTACAAAATAAAGTGTCGAAAAAAAGTCCGGAAAAAAATATGTCCGAAATCGATGAACATATACTAAAGaggtttgatataaaaaaaagattgggTAAGGGGGCCTATGGCATCGTCTGGAAGGCCATCGATAGAAAGACCAAGGATGTtgtggcaataaaaaaaatattcgacgCCTTCCGCAATCAAACCGACGCGCAGAGAACATTtcgtgaaataatatttttacagtctTTTCGTAATCATCCGAATATTGTTAAGCTGCACAGTATACACAG AGCGTTAAACAATCGCGACATATACCTTGGCTTCGAATACATGGAGACTGATTTGCACAATGTCATCAAGCGGGGTAACATATTGAAGGATATACATAGGAGATATATAATGTATCAGATGCTGAAGGCGACCAAATATATACACTCTGGGAATGTGATACATAGAGACCAAAAACCTAGTAACGTACTTATCGATAGTGCTTGTAG GGTGAAGTTAGCTGACTTTGGTCTCGCTCGGTCAGTGTCGTCGATGTATTCTGGGGGTGAAGATGGAGCGGACCCATGCTTGACGGATTACGTCGCCACACGTTGGTATCGAGCGCCGGAAATACTCATCGCTAGTAAAAA TTACACAAAGGGCATAGACATGTGGTCTCTCGGTTGCATTTTAGGCGAGATGCTGACTGGGAAGCCTTTGTTTCCCGGAACGTCTACCGTGAACCAGATCGAGAGGATCATGGCTGCGCTACCGAGACCATCTTCTGAAg ACATTGGAGTTGTATGTAGCGGCTACGGATCATCCCTGATCAAAGAGTTGGCATCAGCTAATTCGAGGAGTGCGTCTCTGACTGCACAATTGTCATGTGCGCCAAAAGATGCATCCGAACTGGTCCAGCAATTGCTCGTGTTTAACCCAGCGAAAAGACTCAGTGCGGAAAGGGCCTTACATCATGAATATGTCTCCaa ATTTCACCGTGAAAAAGACGAACTGATTCTACCATCAGACGTGTTGCTGCCTCTACGTGATGATAAGCAGATGTCTGTAGACGATTACAGGAATAAACTGTACAGCATCATGGCGAAGGGGTTCCAGCATTGCAACGAACAGCCAAGGAAGACTTATTCTAG CAAGTCACAAATAATAGCAACGTCCACTAAGAGCAGGAGTTTCCAAGAAACATCTGATGTATCCAAATCTTATACCAAGTCTAAGCTAAGCGTATCTGCTGACCAGAAACTCAGACCAAAACCGAAGCCAACCGATAGACCATTGAAGGAGTTTAGGTCGGACCAGACCATCGGGAAACCCCTGAAAGCGACGAAGTATTTTGAGACCAGGGGCCATGAATGGCTGGATAATAGTCACGGGGATTACTTCCAAGTCGCGAGATCGAATCCGTCGGATATATTCTCAGGGGAGAAGAAAAATCTCCAGCAGAGAAGGAATTCCACGTCGTTCTCCACAATAACGATTGGTGATGGTTGCTATGGAAACCAGAAGCATGGAGTCATAACAGCAAGCGCTTTGATGGATTTGAGGACGAGTATCCGATGA
- the LOC125073358 gene encoding flap endonuclease 1, which yields MGIIGLSKLIADIAPHAVKEMEIKNYFGRKVAIDASMSLYQFLIAVRSEGAQLTSVDGETTSHLMGTFYRTIRLVENGIKPVYVFDGKPPEMKSHQLNKRAERREEAEKELQKATEAGDSASIEKFNRRLVKVTKQHGEEARELLKLMGVPVVEAPCEAEAQCAALVKAGKVYAVATEDMDALTFGSNVLLRHLTFSEARKMPVQEFHLNQVLDGLELNHTEFIDLCILLGCDYCGSIRGIGPKRAIELIKQHRSIEQVLHNIDTNKYQPPENWNFEDARRLFLNPEVTEGKDIELKWSDPDEDGLVKFLCGDKQFNEDRVRNGAKKLIKARTGSTQGRLDGFFKILSTTPNPKRKAEEQKKNVNKKAKTGSGRGRKPK from the exons ATGGGTATTATTGGTTTATCTAAATTAATTGCAGACATTGCACCCCACGCTGTTAAAgaaatggaaattaaaaattacttcg GTAGAAAAGTGGCAATTGATGCGTCTATGAGCTTGTATCAATTCTTAATAGCAGTGCGGAGTGAAG gaGCACAATTAACATCCGTGGACGGTGAAACCACATCACATCTCATGGGCACATTTTATAGGACAATCCGTCTCGTTGAAAATGGTATCAAGCCAGTTTATGTGTTTGACGGAAAACCACCTGAAATGAAATCTCATCAACTTAATAAAAGAGCAGAGAGACGGGAAGAGGCAGAGAAAGAACTGCAGAAAGCAACGGAAGCTG gtGACTCAGCATCGATTGAGAAGTTTAACCGTCGGCTGGTGAAGGTGACAAAACAACATGGTGAAGAAGCGAGAGAGCTTTTGAAGTTGATGGGTGTTCCTGTGGTTGAAGCTCCATGTGAAGCCGAGGCTCAATGTGCAGCTTTA gtGAAAGCTGGTAAAGTATATGCAGTGGCCACAGAAGATATGGACGCATTGACTTTCGGATCGAATGTGCTCTTACGACACTTGACCTTCTCAGAAGCGAGAAAGATGCCCGTACAAGAGTTTCACCTGAATCAAGTTCTGGACGGGTTAGAACTTAATCATACAGAG TTCATTGATCTCTGCATCCTCCTCGGCTGTGATTACTGTGGCTCCATCCGCGGTATCGGCCCCAAACGAGCGATTGAACTCATCAAGCAACACCGGAGCATAGAGCAAGTGCTGCACAACATTGATACTAATAAATATCAACCCCCAGAAAATTGGAACTTCGAAGACGCGAGGAGACTATTCCTTAACCCGGAAGTTACAGAAGGAAAGGATATTGAG TTGAAGTGGTCAGATCCAGATGAGGATGGTCTCGTTAAGTTCCTGTGTGGAGACAAACAGTTCAATGAAGATCGAGTCCGCAATGGTGCCAAGAAGTTAATAAAAGCTCGTACTGGATCCACACAGGGCAGACTTGATGGCTTCTTCAAG atattatCAACAACACCCAATCCGAAGCGTAAAGCCGAAGAACAGAAGAAGAACGTAAATAAGAAAGCGAAAACGGGTAGCGGCAGGGGCAGGAAACCGAAATAG